From Weissella diestrammenae, a single genomic window includes:
- a CDS encoding glucose 1-dehydrogenase, whose translation MQHHFSTRYPDLMGKTAVVTGSSSGIGEAMARHMGAEGMNVVINYFTADDHAIEGIIYLIEQAGGQAVAIKADVGTEQGVQKIYDTAIETFGDLDVCVNNAGFEMQSATHEVTYDDWQRVIHVDMDGVFLGTKIAINHFLTHHKPGNILNTSSIHDVIPWPTYASYATAKAGVLMFTKTTALEYADQGIRINAISPGALETPINAKRFADPAVRQETTNMIPMKRIGDPIDVANAAVWLISSEAAYITGTTLYIDGGMTLYNEFQGGRG comes from the coding sequence ATGCAGCATCATTTTTCAACCCGTTATCCGGATTTGATGGGAAAGACGGCAGTTGTAACAGGTAGTTCTTCTGGCATTGGCGAAGCCATGGCACGGCATATGGGCGCAGAAGGCATGAACGTCGTCATTAATTATTTCACAGCTGATGACCATGCGATTGAGGGCATTATTTATCTCATTGAACAAGCAGGCGGTCAGGCAGTAGCAATCAAAGCCGATGTCGGAACTGAACAGGGCGTACAAAAAATTTACGATACAGCAATTGAAACTTTTGGTGATTTAGATGTTTGTGTGAATAATGCCGGTTTTGAGATGCAATCTGCAACACATGAGGTGACATATGACGATTGGCAACGTGTCATTCATGTCGACATGGATGGTGTATTTCTAGGCACTAAAATCGCTATTAATCATTTTTTAACACACCATAAACCAGGCAATATTCTAAATACGTCATCAATTCATGACGTGATTCCATGGCCCACCTATGCTTCATATGCAACGGCCAAAGCGGGTGTTTTGATGTTTACAAAAACGACAGCTTTAGAATATGCTGATCAGGGTATTCGAATTAATGCTATTTCCCCTGGCGCATTGGAAACTCCAATTAATGCTAAACGCTTTGCTGATCCAGCAGTTAGGCAAGAAACAACCAATATGATTCCGATGAAGCGTATTGGTGATCCGATTGATGTGGCAAATGCGGCTGTTTGGCTGATTTCTTCTGAAGCGGCCTATATTACGGGAACAACATTGTATATCGATGGTGGTATGACACTTTATAACGAATTTCAAGGAGGTAGAGGCTAA
- a CDS encoding lipopolysaccharide biosynthesis protein: protein MRGIRDYFNQVSYELMNVLIPLIPLAYLAHVLGNIGLGISALAIGTAELLILVFIRPTSIYGQWQLTNHRDNPIADASIFWNTLLIRMLLSLLAVLSLLGLLHFGTAVQVFKVYRSAMLISIIIIVGSLFDISWFFVGTGHHLRAILQASFTKIMVLLLILICVKTVGDSNAYILIYGVMRLVSNLILWAQLPKHIFTRIHLQPQPYLKGVLTMFSGILGIELFALIGRFLLPFFNSNAEIWIGYYDVALRLNQVAIVLTSTIGLSTMPRFYHIYRQNNYDKLIQHIDNAVESVTAFAVPLVFGTAATAVTFTTWFLGPNFREAGILMVFMAPLILLLGWNTILGGQFLRLAYRNQVLTGTMLAGLGINLFLNLLLIPQFGTFGAVFALLGSELFIFGLQLFFARDVIAFGRIVVLTSKYIINGLFMYLVIVVSTSHLPAYPSTTVLQLVIGVVVYIIGILLLRSVLLTRIWQIMLTYIKFLIHRH, encoded by the coding sequence ATGCGCGGGATACGCGATTATTTTAATCAAGTGAGTTATGAATTAATGAATGTGCTCATTCCGCTCATTCCGCTCGCCTATTTAGCGCACGTTTTAGGTAATATTGGCTTAGGTATCTCGGCCCTGGCCATTGGAACCGCAGAACTGCTGATTCTTGTTTTTATTCGACCAACAAGTATTTATGGTCAATGGCAGCTGACGAATCATCGAGATAACCCGATAGCCGATGCATCAATTTTTTGGAATACTTTATTAATTCGAATGCTATTAAGTCTTTTAGCTGTACTTAGTTTGCTCGGTTTATTACATTTTGGGACGGCTGTACAAGTGTTTAAGGTGTATCGTTCAGCGATGCTGATATCAATTATTATTATTGTCGGTAGTTTATTTGATATTTCATGGTTTTTTGTGGGTACTGGGCACCATCTCAGGGCTATTTTACAAGCATCATTCACAAAAATTATGGTCTTACTTTTGATTTTAATTTGTGTCAAAACTGTTGGTGATAGTAACGCCTATATTCTGATTTATGGTGTCATGCGTTTAGTTAGTAACTTGATTCTGTGGGCGCAACTGCCAAAACATATTTTTACGCGGATTCATTTGCAACCCCAGCCTTATTTGAAGGGTGTCTTGACCATGTTTAGTGGGATTCTTGGTATTGAATTATTTGCATTAATTGGGCGTTTTCTATTACCTTTTTTCAACTCAAATGCTGAGATTTGGATTGGCTATTATGATGTGGCTTTGCGGTTGAATCAGGTGGCAATTGTGCTAACTAGCACAATTGGACTGAGTACGATGCCGCGTTTCTACCATATTTATCGACAGAATAATTATGATAAATTGATTCAACACATTGATAACGCTGTGGAATCGGTGACAGCTTTTGCCGTACCTTTAGTGTTTGGGACAGCAGCGACGGCTGTAACTTTTACGACCTGGTTTTTAGGCCCAAATTTTCGTGAAGCAGGTATTCTAATGGTCTTCATGGCCCCTTTAATTTTACTTCTGGGCTGGAACACCATTTTAGGTGGGCAATTTTTACGTCTTGCGTATCGGAATCAAGTACTAACAGGAACGATGTTGGCAGGCTTAGGCATTAACTTATTTTTGAATTTACTATTGATTCCTCAATTTGGTACTTTTGGTGCTGTTTTTGCTTTGCTAGGTAGTGAATTGTTTATTTTTGGACTTCAACTCTTTTTTGCACGCGATGTGATTGCCTTTGGCCGTATCGTTGTCTTGACGTCAAAGTATATTATTAATGGCTTATTCATGTATTTAGTGATTGTTGTCTCGACGAGTCACTTACCAGCATATCCCTCAACGACTGTACTTCAACTTGTCATTGGTGTAGTTGTTTATATCATTGGGATTCTTTTATTGAGAAGCGTATTGCTGACTAGAATATGGCAAATCATGCTGACATATATCAAATTTTTAATACATCGTCATTAA
- a CDS encoding thioredoxin family protein encodes MDFYQPEVLSDDVVATKLARPGKQIMFLTADWCGDCKAIKPFVQNFKNYIIEQGMDWVDVDRDENIEIAKAQNLRGIPAFVLFENGQQIKHIGDGERLNPKDVQRFLETV; translated from the coding sequence ATGGATTTTTATCAACCAGAAGTTTTATCAGATGATGTAGTTGCTACAAAATTAGCACGTCCGGGCAAACAAATCATGTTTTTAACTGCCGATTGGTGTGGCGATTGTAAGGCAATCAAGCCATTTGTTCAAAATTTTAAAAATTATATTATCGAGCAAGGTATGGACTGGGTAGATGTCGATCGCGATGAAAATATTGAGATTGCAAAAGCCCAAAATTTAAGGGGTATCCCAGCATTTGTTTTATTTGAAAATGGGCAACAAATCAAGCATATCGGTGACGGTGAACGTTTAAATCCAAAAGATGTGCAACGATTTCTTGAAACAGTATAA
- the yidC gene encoding membrane protein insertase YidC: MKIKGLTPILLIILVILFFTGHIYFLSPYLAHFMNAVGDMLKDTNAIGWSILILTFVVRLVLLPMQLHQSRNMTIQQEKMRLLQPQLTKVQEAQKNAETQEDKMNASQAMMHIYRENGVSMLGGMNFSTLIIQWPIFSGLYAAINPHIIGGWKHMDWAVNQAAEIKDASFFGIQLAQHSLGLAIATGLVYLAQSYLSMIGMPEEQKKQMQTMSLMMPIMMFAMTYFTNAGVGLYFFGGAIIMILQTLVINYWRPYLRKQVGESFTVKDVVDDALAGKIKAPEATGFMAKMAEAQQEAAKQQTTVKDVTPDGQTSADKLSNRERNRGIQQNKKD, encoded by the coding sequence ATGAAAATTAAAGGCTTAACGCCAATTTTACTTATTATTTTGGTTATCTTGTTCTTTACAGGACATATTTACTTCTTATCGCCATATCTAGCACATTTTATGAACGCAGTTGGTGATATGCTAAAAGATACGAATGCCATTGGATGGTCGATTCTAATTTTGACTTTTGTTGTCCGTTTGGTCTTATTACCAATGCAATTACATCAGTCACGCAACATGACAATTCAACAAGAAAAAATGCGTCTATTGCAACCACAATTGACAAAAGTGCAAGAAGCACAAAAAAATGCTGAAACCCAAGAAGATAAAATGAATGCCTCACAGGCAATGATGCATATCTATCGTGAAAATGGTGTTTCCATGTTAGGGGGAATGAATTTTTCAACCCTGATTATTCAGTGGCCGATTTTCTCTGGTTTGTATGCCGCAATTAATCCGCACATTATTGGTGGGTGGAAGCATATGGACTGGGCTGTCAATCAAGCCGCCGAAATTAAAGACGCTTCATTTTTTGGGATTCAATTAGCTCAGCACAGTTTGGGCTTAGCAATTGCCACTGGTCTTGTGTATCTGGCACAATCATACTTGTCAATGATTGGTATGCCTGAAGAACAAAAGAAGCAAATGCAAACGATGTCACTTATGATGCCTATTATGATGTTTGCGATGACGTATTTCACCAATGCTGGAGTGGGACTTTACTTCTTTGGTGGTGCAATTATCATGATTTTGCAGACATTGGTTATTAATTATTGGCGGCCGTATCTTCGTAAACAAGTTGGCGAATCATTTACGGTGAAAGATGTCGTTGATGATGCCCTCGCTGGTAAGATTAAGGCCCCAGAGGCTACTGGGTTTATGGCTAAGATGGCTGAAGCACAGCAAGAAGCAGCAAAGCAACAGACAACGGTGAAAGACGTGACACCAGACGGTCAAACATCGGCAGATAAGTTGTCAAATCGCGAACGAAATCGTGGTATTCAACAAAATAAAAAAGATTAA
- the queG gene encoding tRNA epoxyqueuosine(34) reductase QueG, whose amino-acid sequence MKAGALKEKIIQTATELGIDKIGFTDASDFSNLKDRIVAQENAGYTSGFEHKIIDERIYPDKIFNEPRTIISIALAYPSVLTERPARTQYKRGTIARASWGEDYHFVLQRKLDALITQIKQFAVDEDPHFKPMVDTGELLDVAVAQRAGVGFVGKNGLLVTPEFGSFVYLGEIITNLELAPDQPMANGCGDCTRCIDGCPTNALLGGGRMNAQRCLSFQTQKRGMVEMEFRSKMHTQLYGCDICQLVCPYNQGIDSRQHSDMLPDPELAKPELIPILDQSNAEFKAKFGKMAGSWRGKKVMQRNAIIALGNLHDRTAIPRLQTLIQTDERPDIRATAVWALGQIMQKKQSEALLDFLKQLNESSELVQNEIQRVFSQYES is encoded by the coding sequence ATGAAAGCTGGCGCATTAAAAGAAAAAATTATTCAGACCGCAACAGAGCTAGGCATTGATAAAATTGGCTTTACTGATGCAAGCGATTTTTCAAATTTGAAGGACCGGATTGTCGCACAAGAAAACGCAGGTTATACAAGCGGATTTGAGCATAAAATTATTGATGAACGTATCTATCCAGACAAAATTTTTAACGAGCCACGCACAATTATTTCCATTGCTTTAGCGTACCCATCAGTTCTGACAGAACGGCCAGCACGGACCCAATACAAGCGAGGTACCATTGCCCGAGCAAGTTGGGGTGAGGATTATCATTTTGTGCTGCAACGAAAATTAGACGCACTGATTACACAAATCAAGCAATTCGCGGTTGATGAAGATCCACACTTTAAACCAATGGTTGATACGGGTGAATTGTTAGATGTAGCTGTGGCTCAGCGCGCTGGTGTGGGATTTGTTGGTAAAAATGGGTTATTAGTAACGCCTGAATTTGGTAGTTTCGTTTATCTAGGTGAAATCATTACGAATCTTGAATTAGCGCCTGATCAACCAATGGCGAATGGCTGTGGTGACTGTACGCGTTGTATTGATGGCTGTCCGACGAATGCATTGCTGGGTGGTGGACGAATGAATGCCCAGCGTTGTTTGAGTTTTCAAACGCAAAAACGTGGTATGGTCGAAATGGAATTTCGGAGTAAAATGCATACACAGTTATATGGCTGTGATATTTGTCAGCTAGTTTGTCCTTATAATCAGGGGATTGATTCACGTCAACATAGCGATATGTTACCAGATCCGGAGTTAGCAAAACCTGAATTAATTCCAATTTTAGACCAATCAAATGCAGAATTTAAGGCGAAATTCGGTAAAATGGCGGGTAGCTGGCGTGGTAAAAAAGTGATGCAAAGAAATGCAATCATTGCATTGGGTAATCTGCATGATCGGACGGCTATACCGCGACTTCAAACGCTTATTCAGACCGATGAACGACCAGATATTCGAGCAACTGCCGTTTGGGCCCTAGGTCAAATTATGCAAAAGAAACAAAGTGAGGCGTTACTTGATTTTCTGAAACAACTTAATGAGTCATCCGAGCTTGTTCAAAACGAGATTCAGCGCGTTTTCTCACAATATGAATCATAA